One genomic window of Magnolia sinica isolate HGM2019 chromosome 3, MsV1, whole genome shotgun sequence includes the following:
- the LOC131239148 gene encoding protein DMP7-like, with protein MEIKPADVESQHRQPLLDEHDPTPAPPALPDQNQKTQKRKVINRTFKSTARLANLLPTGTVLAFQVLSPIFTNQGHCTGLGWHLTVALVSMCAASCFLLSFTDSFRDTAGKVRYGLATRKGLWVIDVKGSVALSAEDATKYRLKFIDFVHAFMSVFVFAAVGLIDKNMVGCFYPTPSEHTKNLLAALPVGFCIVCSILFICFPTKRHGIGFPLSSR; from the coding sequence ATGGAAATCAAGCCAGCAGATGTCGAATCTCAGCACCGACAGCCACTCTTAGACGAGCATGACCCGACTCCAGCACCACCAGCACTGCCTGACCAAAATCAGAAAACTCAAAAAAGGAAAGTCATCAACCGTACATTCAAAAGCACAGCCCGTTTGGCCAATCTCCTCCCGACTGGAACGGTTCTAGCATTCCAAGTCCTCTCTCCCATCTTCACTAACCAAGGCCACTGCACCGGCCTCGGCTGGCATCTGACCGTCGCCCTTGTTTCCATGTGCGCAGCGTCTTGCTTTCTCTTATCTTTCACAGACAGCTTCAGGGACACGGCCGGGAAAGTCCGTTACGGGCTAGCGACTCGAAAGGGATTGTGGGTCATCGACGTCAAGGGTTCTGTCGCCCTATCTGCCGAGGATGCGACTAAATACAGATTGAAATTCATAGATTTCGTCCATGCATTCATGTCGGTGTTTGTTTTCGCTGCGGTTGGTTTAATTGATAAGAACATGGTGGGGTGCTTTTATCCAACGCCATCGGAACATACGAAGAATCTTCTTGCAGCATTGCCGGTGGGATTCTGCATCGTTTGCAGTATCCTCTTCATTTGTTTCCCAACGAAGCGCCATGGAATTGGCTTTCCACTCTCTTCTCGTTAA